CTTATGAATAGTTATACCAAATTCAGAGTTGAGGTggaatcaaaatttgaaatttatgattcaAGATCTTAGTtcatttaagttatatatatatatatatatatattgaacaaaattcttttaaaaaaatcataatttggacCAAAATCCTTGATTTTCGGCCAAACCCGTAAGCTATAGTCCAGCTCCACCTTTGCTTAATTAGAATTATATATGCATGTTCGTCTAACATAGGtgaatccataatttaaaattttcgaATTCAAAATGAGTGTGattgtattatatgtatatgttttaatatttttcaatgcATCGGTCAATCCAAAAGTAATGGAGTCATTTGAAATGAAAAATCGTCCTTTATTATTTGCCTCAATATATTAGGGGGCATTCCCCATGAACAAGTTATAGAAGCATGCATGAAAAATACCATTCAATCACAAAAAAGAAAGGTGAATTTTTTGCACTAGGTAACGACAAAAAGCTTAATATTATGGTGATTATCTACTTGCAATTTATGAGATGTAAAAACTAGGATTGTAAATGATGACTTGCTAATCACATTTATATTTAAATGATTAAATTAGTAGTAGACAACAAGTTCACTAAGACATGATTGACTGGCCTAGTTTCAAATTTAAAAGCAAAGAAGTTTTAAAAGTACGACATCAATGAATATGAATGAATAATAACTTGCCTTTTTTCCTAAGATAATATTCTCTAAGAATCACTCCCAAATGAGTACTACATGTGCTAGGGCCTATATTATACGTCAGAAAATATGTGTTGCTTTGAGTTCAAATTCTGTGAGATAGTTTTGTTTAAAAAGGTTAATTATCAGCTTGATTAATTTTCGTTTTACCATTGGATGTTGGATAGTTAATTTCAAtttaaaagttgatttttttataactATATATCGTATTCAAACTATCTTGTTCGCACCTCGAAGGCATTTATTATCTCCTACCTCGGCTAATTACTCTGTTTATCAAGACTTAATTATATCCACCACATATCGAGTAACTCTGTCTATCAAGATTTAGGcatagaaaaagaaattgccTACTATTTTATGTCAAGCATTTGTTGTCTCCCCACCAGCACAACGTTTGCACATGAACTATTCGACCAAGTATATGTTGTCTCCCACTAACACTAGTATGAACTAACTTCGCCTATGAAGACTTAATTGTATCCACCATAAAAAAATATCGGGTAACTCTGTCTATCGATGTTTagatatataaaaagaaattaattaatattttatgtcAAGCACTTGTTGTCTCCCCACCATCACAAAGTTCGTACATCAACTATTCAACTAGGCATATGTTGTCTCCACCAACACTAGTATGGACTAACTCTATCTATGAATACTTAATTGTATCCACCATCATAAATATCGAGTAACTCTGACTATCGATGTTTCTATATGAAAAGAAATTGATTAATATTTATGCCAAATAGTGAGAGTTTTAATAAAAAGGGGTCTTGTATTAATTGTCGATGTATGAAAATCTTCATAGGAGGAATGAGAGAAAGAAAGACCTAAACCAATGTGGTCGGAAGCCCAAACTAAGCCCATGGATAAAAACCTGCAATTATCTAGAGCCCAATCCTGAAACAATTTGAAAACCTTGGTGAGCTCTGGCCCAAAAATGAAGTCTAACTCGACCCATGGAGACAAGATGACTGTTCGAGATTAGACAGTATGGTTTGCACCATGTAGCCGATTTAGGTGTCTTGTTTAAGTTATATCTGActttttcaaagtatttattcTAATTTATAATCACAAATGTCAGATAAAACTTGTCTATTTCTcctcttcttttccttttgctTAATGATGAGCAATCAAGTACTTCATCTAATGAACTTCATTAGAATCACGAATGCTCACATAAATTGGAATGAAAGGTTAGACATTGTCATTCAAATACTCATGAAAAGAACAAGTTCACATCACCaataattttattagagatCTTTAATTGCATCCAAGTCTAgattatttcattttaaaatttcaatttggaattttcAACTTCAATCTGGTAGGGTGTGAAGTTGTCTGATATGGCTAAACATTTAAAACTTCATAATTTCAGCTATATCTTAAATAGCGGCGATTATAttggaaacttacataaatatactatattaagaaaatatttatcatttatagtaatGATATTTTTTCGTtggacacttataatatatttttaatacaattttaatatatattagcgagaataatctataaaactcatataatacaagttttattcattgataatatatttaatacacttataatatattgtgtcaattttttaccaaacaagtataatatattttaaaacacttataatacatttatacttgcatgcataattcacttttaatacattgcagatatatcataatatttctatttcttgctataaatagtaataaataaataaaatatcgctaaaatcagtaattatttattaaaagatattttcccGATAATTTTTTCGACTATATATCTATCTATGTGCTTGCCCCGATTCAACGCCTTCAACAAAATTCAATAAGTCGTATCAaccatttattttaaaaaatcaaagatTTAATCATCTATTCTACCATATATCAATTCCCCACACTCGGCGTTGTATTGGCAGATTATAATATGTTACTCACCTTATTTTGCTTTGTTGAGtcaaatgttatgacccatcaTCATGCCACATAAGCGCCACTAAGTGCTGAATGTCACAAAGTTGTCCATGTGAAAGCCTTacataggaaaaaaaatattagtccATAGTGGAAGGTTCTAGAGACATATGGAGAATTTCCTTGGAAGACTTTAGAATTCCATGAATTTGCATGGAAAGTCATTAGAATTCTCTAGTTGTGTAGAGAAGTCTAGAAGAGAGACtagtttgtaaatatggaaggacttgtgtagtaatttttatttacacttaaacatcttaggagtagtataaatagaaggggTCATTCATTTGTAAATCATCCAGAAATCAAGCAATCAAGTATTCTttcaagcaatacaaaagctttcttcaaaaaaactctcttgtctttcttacaatctagcatttccttagcgatctagtcttaaaggcttacttaagcttacaagatcgtgaaagattcgtgagtaagttgtcaagtgccgcacgaaGGTCTTAGTctaagtctaagtccgtgacacaaAGGCCTACAAAAATAACCTTTCTACCTCTCCTCTTCCTAGACCCCACTTGTAgtaatatactgagtatattattgaatatttgTCAAATTAATCTTGGGGTCTAACTCACATCTTAAATTGCCCGAGTTTTATAAGGAGATTAGGGTTCTAATCCCTCACCGATGTGGGATTCATTCCATTCACCACCCCCTCACGTATAGATTCaagcatttttttttatctagaTTCCATTGTCCGTTGGTGCGTTCACATTCATGGCGGAGGTATTCCTCCCCCACAATTCTCCAGACCCTGTGGGATCACATCGAATTGGGTTTGATTTTGATACCATgtcaaattaaatttttatctaattcacacttcaaaaatcaatttaaagAGAGAATGATTGTCCAAACTTTATAAGAAAACCCAGACTTCTCATCCTTTACTGATGTGAGGTTCatttacaattttattttatgtgatcTAAGTAATTGttagatatattttttacatcaaataaataaatgctCTATGAGTGACAGCTCAGTTAACAAAAGAAGTATGAGTATTTATTTTAACAATAAAGAACAGATTGCCAGAATGGTCGATACCTGTACAACACTGAATTAATGTGAATCTCAgttttcaaaaatcaaaatataaggaGGGAGACGTACTAAGTTTCCATTTCAAACTACACAATTTAATACCCATCATTTATCACCATTTAAAATAAGCAAATGCAAGATATTCAGTGATCttcattaataattaataattatgtaTTGCAACGAGGGGGTGAAAACCAAGGACGACGACTCTCATCTATTTTGCATTCTCCAATgtaaataaaagcaaaaatgttTTGAACTTTACTAAATTTTTTAGtggaaaatttaatagaaaaatattgaatttttagTGTCGGTTatcaatcaaaatcaaaatcaaatcaacttaATCGAttttaaaattctcaaaatcaaaccaaatcaattataatatacatttattggtttggttGTTATCGATTTTGATTTAGTTTGGTTCGTTATTTGGTTATTaactatacataaaaatataaaagcaatGATAAATTCAAAACGGGGAAAAAGTGACAACTAAATTTATTGTGAATAAGGCTTCAAAATTTACCATTTTGGCCTAGAAGGAAGAAACAATGATATTTCTAGTCCCACCAAGAATTGTCATAGACATTCATATACATGAAATCAATAAGATAAATATTCTCATTTTGAGCAatttttgctttcataaatagattaaaagtaaaatttgatgaaaacatatataagatctttaaaaatatttgtaaacataatatattatgtaggtataattataaaatatatgtatagaaTTTGTCGGTTTGCTTCggttattttttcaattttttcaaataaaaccaAACTCAAACCAAACACTATCGgtttttaaaaaactaaaaccaaatcaaaccaaacccaaataaaattgatttatttaatcgatttggtttgatttttcagTTTGGATTGATTTTTATCCAAACTGTGAACACCCCTAAGTGTGAGTAATTCTCAcattatgagttaatttttaaaattgagttaaattcaaaatttatttaattttatcataatatatcAGAATCAGAATCAGATCATTCGCAATTATTAATTTACCCGATATTAAGCCCATATTATATTATCAACGTTTTGATTGGCAGGCCCCGGACATGCAAGTATATTGAGTTTTCCACATCAATTATGAACGAGGAACTTGGTCTCCTTGCATATAATTTTTCATCAtctcataaataaaatttttgaagttgaattaGTTTTAGAAGtccatttttattattactcAAAACTCCTACTTTAATTGATGTTAATAAACTATTGAAATGATAgtcaaaaggaagaaaaaaaaaagtactagCAAGTAGCAAGTAGCAATTCTGTATAAGCAATAAGTAAATTTTAGTTCATCACTGCAGTCAAAGTGTTATCATCCCTTTTCTATTCTAAAGTTCAATTAATTTTGCAGTGGTCCCAATATTGACCCCACGTGCCCTTCCAGCTCATCCATTAATAACATCATCAcacaaagaaggaaaaaaaaacatttatgtGATTGATTGATTCATGCGATTACTACTACAacttttttccttaattttgGTAGCTCTACGCGACAACAATTATATATTCAATCTAGTCACAATAAAATAAGTTTAGTAGTATagtatatgcatattttatttttatctataatttagagataaaataattgtttttgataaattcttacTTAAAGTAGTCCAAAAAATGTAATGATTGTAAAGCATAACAAAGAACGTTGAACACTAACTATAACAAAACAAACTTTTTCCCTTAATTTTGGTAACACTAGGAACTGTAATTAATTATCAATCAATTAGGTACTACTTCAATAaaattatcatcatcatattgtCTTCTTTTTTGACTCATTTCTGGCCCCAACTCTGTAGATATTATCCACAGTTCAAAGCTATCCTTTGAGTACTATAATGCTTCCTTTACCCTACTTCTATCCATATCATTCAGTTTCTTTACCTTTATCTGTTGCAGCTTTAGAAGAAGAAACGTAAACCTTGAATTGAAAGAAACGAGATTAAGTTTTGTgcattaatatataatttttctaaTAAGCCTGAtatgataattttaaaaaataagagtaAGCTGGTATAACCGATTAATTAAATTGATACGAAGATATAACCTTTTTTTTTGCgctataattaatatttataactTAAAGGGGTAACAGATATTGACATAGAAAATGACAAGTTAAATGTAGAAGGACGCCAATTTTTTCAAGCATACATTGAGGGgtcatattttaagatatttattATGGTACAGTTGGGTAGCTCAACTTTTAAAACATCAATGTATTTACTCACCTTCAATAAACTAACAGTATGTGAAAAAAAggcaaataaatatgtacaaaaaTCGTAGTTGGATCAGCATTACCTCAGGGGTGTTAAAAAATTTTAACCAACCCGAAATTAGTTACATAAATTTAAGGACACGACAAAAAAGAAACAACAAACTAAACCGTACAAACAGCTCAAgtacaaatacaaaaaaaaaacgtaAGCCTAAGATTCCAATGCTTCGTATATCACGACAAAGCATGGAAGTATAGCCCTTGGATTAAATACGTATAATTCCTCGAGATTCGAGTAGATCCCAGCGTATCCACCTACTGAATCGTATACGGTTGAACCAGCAGCCGACAAGCCTGAACCAGAGCCAGAGCCAGAGCAATTCTCCTCCTCCACCGTGGGAGAAGCTACCACATCCTTTGCCGTCTGCTTGACTCTACCGGCAATGACCCGACACACGACCATCGCCCTACGTCGGGCCGTACCGCTACCGAGACAATCATGGGCCCGCCCACTACTAGCAGTTGTGCAGACCCCATTAGTTTTGTTTCCTTGAAAGCCGTGGCGTATGGTAGTGCAGACTCCGCAGCCAGGTACGGAGCCACACAAGCTGGACGAGCCACGTGCACCGAGGGAGCACGTAAGGCTCGTGCAGTAAAATCTAAGCAGTTCATTTCCATCAGCGGCGCATCTTGGGTTTTTCTTTCCTGTGGCGACTGCATGTATCTTCACGGCGTCCCTGCAGTCCTCGAACCGTTGGATCGTGCGTTTGGTGTTGTGGACTTTTAATATCCGTTCGATCTTGCAGATTGGATTGTCCTTTTTGAGCCAGCTTGATTTGAAGATTATCTCCACTATGTTACGGCTTGAATCTGCCGGACCCAACTCCGAcactgaaaataatattatataaaagaATTAATGTAAATAGTTGTCGTCCAAttacttaaattaaaattaactcgcaaacatataaaatatgtataatccATATTGAATATGTAATATATACCTATCGGCTAAGAAAAATAAACAGTAAATTCAATTGGTTATATTTTACAACATTATAAATTGTCATGTTACTTAAAAGTAAATACGTGATAAGTTTTAAAATAGAACCATActctataatatataatattttattataatagttaaatttttttataaagtaattttcatcatattatatattttttataatagaaTTTCGCTATAGTAATCAATAAAATCAACAAATTGAGCCTTAATTACGAtcaattatatgattttttatttttattttattttattcatgtcAATTTCAATATTCGACACTAATATGCGAACAAAAaacgaaaaaaatattaatggggACTCACTTCTAGTTGGTAAGATATCAAATCTTACAGACCAACCAGCAACCAATTATGGGTGTTATATAATGTTATTAACtaattatgaaattatttaGGAATAAACTATTCCAGAATTAGTACTATGATACATAATTAGAACTCAAATAGCTAAACAAGATAAGAAAACATTTTTTATTAAGTGGAGTGGACTACCAAATGCTTGATAATTCATAGACAAGTAATATCTCAGTATAAAAGATTCGATTCTTTCTTAGGTATGCATTAATTCTTaattaaaaacaaaagaaaataatctTCAACATTATCAAACTAAAAAGATATTAATTGTAGTATGAGTTATTTAGGGTGTCATGTTGTCGGTGTGGAATATgatagataaaataaaataaaattatagtcAATTTCTCCACGTAATACTGTATAGTTCTTTTCGATTTTATGAAGAGGTAGTTGGCAAATATTACTAGATGGTCCTTAAAATATCAAGTGGTCCATATAAAAAAGGCAAAGTATTTATTGGGGGTTTCAACCAATGtatcacaaaaatatatttaacatttaAAGTACATTacattttgtttcatttttaaatgGACAAAGTCCCATGGCTAAAAATTGCATTAACAATTCCGTTTTGCCTCCACTAACACAATTTGAACTTTGCCTAAAATAACTCAAAGCTTAAATGTTGTCTAAAGCTTGTCTCCTTTATACAAGATTGAAATCATGCTTTTTCTAGGATAAATATGACCAAATTAAGTacttaaaaaatcattttcttctATACATGAAAGCAAGAAAACCAAGTAATTAGAAATGAGAAAATTACACATTTGATCACTCAatcaaaaatatctaaattcGCTAGTCAATTTACATATATAATGTGTATGTATTATATATCCATCGACTATATTTTTCTTGATCGGACTAGCTTTATGTTACTTTTCAAAAAAACCAGATTTTCCACAGCCCCTgaagcccccccccccctcccccataCCAAACAAAAGGAATACGAGTAATAaataggggggggggggggaatgtAACACAAAGGATTTAACATATAGACAcgaataatatacatattttgataCTATTAAGTGTAAATATTTTACTTGTGTTATATGTTTTTCAGGGTACTAAATATACAAGTTTTTTATGGACAAttatttatacttattttaagggatttaatagtataaaaataaagttatattatcaatatatttaaaatatgaggtatttgagatttttccaatataaacaagaaaataaaatatttaccaGCATGCTTAACTGCTTGATGATGTTCTAAGCTCTCAATTTTTGGGAAAACTTCTCCACATTCTGGACATGCACATATTGTTGACCTTGGTAAAGGGTacctataaatttatattttaattattattttcactcATTAATTTATAACCAAGATTATTAATCACAAATAAATTA
This region of Solanum dulcamara chromosome 9, daSolDulc1.2, whole genome shotgun sequence genomic DNA includes:
- the LOC129904188 gene encoding uncharacterized protein LOC129904188, with protein sequence MKKRTSFSSSTITLFLFHFLALLLMALLTFLPETSENTQKNQPCKRRKKQQKQNKEKQKQPSSWDQLKNLLTCKQIENSTVHDPASKNPSSSAAAVGAYSKLSSCSSICTFRDVVHGNTRVVHRADNSPESSSLGQETRLLSKNKTSHHGPSSSSSRSVARSNGGGSSTYTTSSRGMQFRKLSGCYECHMIVDPSRYPLPRSTICACPECGEVFPKIESLEHHQAVKHAVSELGPADSSRNIVEIIFKSSWLKKDNPICKIERILKVHNTKRTIQRFEDCRDAVKIHAVATGKKNPRCAADGNELLRFYCTSLTCSLGARGSSSLCGSVPGCGVCTTIRHGFQGNKTNGVCTTASSGRAHDCLGSGTARRRAMVVCRVIAGRVKQTAKDVVASPTVEEENCSGSGSGSGLSAAGSTVYDSVGGYAGIYSNLEELYVFNPRAILPCFVVIYEALES